A genomic stretch from Plasmodium cynomolgi strain B DNA, chromosome 8, whole genome shotgun sequence includes:
- a CDS encoding hypothetical protein (putative): protein MSDVFSIFKKKRIKKAKLCKASVKKNKGRIFMSDKSRRKAYETSRAVSSNHSGFLHKHSSEYQKAPGGVGVAGGAGASNNSGSFAGVIQEPPFSKLAAIELLNNESNVVLENFPKLPIKNIESCEEVYNIFYIRDQYLIGNKNIQINNDHLILLETTLDKLDAAISELDTEESYCTKKILTSVYEKVINLYRSFKSMKNFPPQLSNAYNCFKSNVIFVKGKQFKKNYVFDNLINIYTYLQNSELQQDNIETINQAIYINDKNVTAPSFINRSILTSNEHVEEHIEYLPMKFNPHFVELNKISIYYLFEESINHIIWQKALDELVVVKALADIPYLDLSEVEGFDFKKMKSGQRQWYPVYIAKELSQEGLATVEFPFWFYIDNLKNIYKKEFEDMHELTDLPSPFFFEISSMFLENNAFKNSTPIETIGQRTPYKYILKVAGLIQDIRQKRIHKIMNKFKNCDVLSEIMIINNIQIYETYCVNYLASVFFQSKGSRNSVSDNFDVRNYLFDPFVFSA from the exons atgtcagATGTGTTTtccatatttaaaaaaaaacgaataaaaaaagcaaaactgTGCAAAGCAtccgtaaaaaaaaacaaggggAGAATTTTCATGAGTGACAAGTCCCGTCGGAAGGCGTACGAGACGAGCAGAGCGGTTAGCAGCAACCACAGCGGATTTCTCCACAAGCACAGTAGTGAGTATCAGAAGGCGCCAGGAGGGGTTGGAGTTGCGGGCGGAGCAGGAGCAAGCAATAACAGCGGAAGCTTCGCGGGAGTCATCCAAGAACCCCCATTCAGTAAACTAGCGGCAATCGAATTGTTAAACAACGAATCGAATGTAGTTCTGGAGAATTTTCCAAAACTgccaataaaaaatattgagtCATGTGAAGAAgtgtataatattttctacataagGGATCAATATCttattggaaataaaaatatacaaataaataacgaCCATTTGATTCTACTAGAAACGACATTAGATAAGTTAGATGCAGCGATCTCGGAGCTAGACACAGAAGAAAGTTAttgcaccaaaaaaatattaacaagtGTATACGAAAAggttattaatttatataggAGTTTTAAGAGTATGAAGAATTTCCCTCCCCAATTATCCAATGCATATAATTGCTTTAAGAgtaatgtcatttttgtgaagggaaagcaatttaaaaaaaactacgtATTTGATAATTTGAtcaatatatatacctatcTACAGAATAGCGAACTTCAACAGGATAATATCGAAACGATTAACCAAGCGATCTATattaatgacaaaaatgtcaCCGCTCCATCCTTCATCAACAGAAGCATTCTAACATCTAATGAGCATGTGGAAGAACATATAGAATACCTTCCTATGAAATTTAATCCTCACTTTGTAGAGCTGAATAAAATTTCGATTTATTACCTTTTTGAGGAATCAATTAATCACATCATATGGCAGAAGGCCCTGGACGAATTAGTAGTCGTTAAAGCTTTGGCGGATATTCCCTACTTGGACTTATCAGAGGTGGAAGGGTTCGACTTCAAAAAGATGAAGTCGGGACAAAGGCAATGGTATCCTGTGTATATTGCTAAAGAATTAAGTCAGGAAGGACTTGCTACGGTAgagttccccttttggtttTACATCGATaatttaaagaatatttACAAGAAGGAGTTTGAAGACATGCACGAGTTGACGGACCTACCCAGTCCCTTCTTCTTCGAGATTTCTTCCATGTTTCTCGAAAACAACGCGTTTAAGAACTCCACGCCGATCGAGACCATAGGCCAGCGCACCCCCTACAAGTACATCCTCAAAGTGGCAG GTCTCATCCAGGATATACGACAGAAGCGCAttcacaaaattatgaacaaatttaagAACTGCGATGTCTTGTCCGAAATTATGATCATAAATAATATCCAGATCTACGAAACTTATTGTGTGAATTATTTggcttccgtttttttccagAGCAAGGGGTCAAGGAATTCTGTGTCGGATAACTTTGACGTACGTAACTATCTTTTCGACCCCTTTGTTTTTAGTGCCTGA
- a CDS encoding hypothetical protein (putative), whose translation MIFNAKKGKEKEGDGGGVGGGSEGAPSDGSQNGIINDQEYESLFPSNGPYGGGPNCGPTYGPEYTNSCSYSYSQSHTHSHSHANIMESMCINEIKSAEEDELFDDSKHHDKDELITKLRSKLQIKIKDYNLIMDTLIRTKEECVQRNEQVKELQKRNSHVEKECENLKNIIERKNIESDMHYGGKGIIWGTTEGGAAGGAAGGAAAGPTNYARYKNEYDEVKIKLAKVEERYKEMNRKNEKLSEEYSNMMKEKLKLETEINQQMDEIKRKNMKLKETNEQLKVEREQLLNKYLQSEKNNFKTIKENKAQVQALREMILKEETMRKKSMENLNKAKEILSKSLATSEGSIKKLLEVEKERDGLKEQNDQLKKKMQQYRTKVENMKEALIQFERMYKKIVEKNNLMFSVTHEFLNAKNCNVMILRSTNDIRHVCEKHKIDSTLFENINCFSALYTYEVIFNTPLPDSDDSLDEQDGKKRDHDKYIKIKKKKFKSLNYLLNEAQVKIIALSRSNEKMEKCYVNVRNNRMKDDMSRFVNKNYHIDPLTLQGEKTHMENLLHEKLEYIREVENKMKEKDIVLQKLKDANCRIKLEKETLLKVISSISNLSSFVHVDRNNKNCSIESLVEAAVNDCVGRHVKGGCLVDDCSGKTPSNVSNNSLLQGGAPGATVNGAMSLVGFCADEEACKAGRARALAEKEEAFRQILDNLEKAIVSIENKQMSYFRRSDLLSYFDDYVITLEIFGRIAEYNEEFRVEHLLEDNPVVQHPSSQGIHTDPVSLSTELHKWKKKHSEEELLHHLEEAKVIQKYRQFYHHHFIHINTIFNTIVSYNLFDMEAKYKVVYERYFNLFNLNFSNVEISFDLLLNRFERIIRLAKRYENTVLESKKRITEMNVNEANLFERGKKLEYDLEILSKEKEKLQRLVSLNEEEIKRVVNNHAVLQNECKEHKCKNDLLIDKYEQVKKEKLLVEEELSSRQIRNAKLSEQNEEMIKLYEKEKAYLHSLIQEEKENNQFLREKLNSFFSLNEQIKSDYDIRLNNMNDLWVEEKEHNKKNLSDIGNLKMENVNLLQRVKDLESKSSLMKKELNERIKQGVNVTMGGPHLPMDLGGSTYHQSIIDELEYKAEKEVKIKKLQENKADLEREIMQLKGEKEILMGVIETWRNFSACSKDEIKRLKRLCSEQVEKHKEFLLLNQSNVDKLRKIKDHLGIEKSKHAKELDETKDKLNDQIDKLQNQVAEKELQVKKLKWDYEQLEIKIKALESEKNNHLGMKQKEEEYIALLKNDKTNLQKELNGLLQKYHSQVEQNKKIVNEREVIINCHKEEISNLKDLLENLKKENSQLNDMFRTRANLNDNQILKTRLEQLLDVNKDLQEELHHNCALRDKVNFENCELKQKLQVEKGKLLQQQKYIAELQTNLTDKNSVGNMNDEFVVSLKANLHKSRVELHNLAKEIEKVQLNEEKYVVKIKLLENQLSRRECEKKKMEQQLEQQSSEHAIHFNRIRTDLDVVNEQNRVLRLAKEEHERKIEQLEKENQFFQSTKNNDTVIVEKEKLQSQVTQHLAMINAKEKQIIGLNFQIRKLTNENAEMRARAGLAAGLGAEGGIAEEGASVTAANATNAANTANAANTANAANTANTDVSLEIHKYISENIDLTAELENRNEVIEQCREEAKQKDKEINKLHDEIAALSRSMTKLKESLLVMEQYKDNINRHIKEKDEIIDGLKKKCSSKLDDVFHGYTGSSTNSGFSASALENAMNASSEEILSTLKNMSANEGGVPGASPNNGESPNNGASPSNGNEHIVIIKCNILKLFKLGSCYLYIINRNMKEIQILKNQVSSLKQNIQTQNEFIHNLKAKNKNNEVIQVNNLDQIAQLKDNIQTSEISIQSLRTDLKNTEEMNKMHALNLGKYKSFIVHLIQQNVIICDIFKVVNSRKRVEASILDQLRSLKKAFHLYMQDSIMNELKGSVGYGGSTMAAMQEGRWPNVNYDIVEDVFQNVQRFANNFNSMIENGQADFMNFRAEGDLASSDPVSGDPVSGASNVDAREPLREGQAGKEHVLPSTSERIGITDSGQNQNLVEDPSEEQNPNGEASQRGEASQGGEAPNQGNIDGTAVHDDEADGKASVRGYLSGEGSQEKVEIPQGGSIIPSDEQDGSQRTNNETLKRYEENVLEDEHQAERQSSRTSGNVSGRGSSDGRDSSKGRGSSNGRGSTGGNVTGFIRGIFRGIIREKDEENKTAQEPSEAASLRVEDDGGSSHRSANGLVASIEEDAGVVTSGLEKGVDSSASCGEANGNEQGDTVQSVQSVQSVQSAQSAQSAQSAQSAQSAQSAQSVQSAQSPEGDKENVEDGGETGAELCVGEMDASHIVVGVEGEEDRSHNAEHEEGAADGEEEIAGGSTPTGELCNMGGEINPDGGESPREGDELHKDEALPDQLMPDQLMPDQLLPDQLLPNQPLPDQRLSEQGEHPAWVPLTSRVMNDLNGPSGRMVSPFRSHVSEDNYDMGEGKGMKKRKYNSDSEMVNPNWPTFTRHLKKLKKTAEGVHSQQGEQQPEQSYQSQQLQQQPEQPQEPQEPQEPQEPQRSDGEGEHIGHRSGESFHEEGSYMGDGGSYPHDDEGSRQDDLNAELHTHGRKENIFFESIQGVGHLREEVHHSRKPYDHADQNVLQGNQYHKGEEGEEEEEGEEAEEEEEAEEGEEAEEGEAEEEVEEGEEAEGEGEENHEMESNRSCYVISSDDDCERNDDNGRGALAGGQQRGSEEEEGDDEGEEEEEEDEGEEEGEEGDDEEGDDDEDEDDGMGEYENEEYENEQYEQEDYENEQYEQDEEEDEDDDEDDGEDDGEDDGEDANEQFEQYEEYDAAAEEEEDYGQYNGGNSKDEVGETDEMGEADEMGEADEMGEEEEYDQYDEYNERDPEGEEGEEEGEEEDGEQDGQGPGRGLSENDPLDSYNENTDSPVSTPYRHHGESTYDDQPNNDFSQSAHSDGSNEQGEEHPVLFNPSNVTMAQNDVSYEENADQGGAISIPSSHENNEDVFDKQGADTEGGAEGDAEEGEQDEQDEQDEQQAQEH comes from the exons atgatttttaacgcgaagaaagggaaggagaaggagggagATGGCGGGGGTgtcggaggaggaagcgaGGGGGCTCCAAGTGATGGAAGTCAGAACGGGATTATAAACGACCAGGAGTATGAAAGTTTATTCCCGTCGAACGGACCCTACGGAGGAGGTCCAAATTGCGGACCCACGTACGGACCAGAGTACACAAACAGCTGCAGCTACAGCTACAGTCAAAGTCACACACACAGTCATAGCCATGCTAACATTATGGAATCGATGTGCattaacgaaataaaaagtgcAGAGGAGGACGAACTATTTGACGATTCCAAGCATCATGACAAGGATGAATTGataacaaaattgaggaGTAAATtgcaaattaaaataaaggatTATAACTTAATCATGGATACACTAATAAGGACGAAAGAAGAGTGTGTACAGAGGAATGAGCAAGTGAAGGAATTACAGAAGAGAAACAGTCACGTGGAAAAGGAGTgcgaaaatttgaaaaatattatcgaAAGGAAGAATATAGAAAGTGACATGCACTACGGAGGGAAGGGGATCATTTGGGGAACCACAGAAGGGGGAGCAGCGGGAGGGGCAGCTGGTGGAGCAGCTGCAGGACCAACCAATTATGCACGTTACAAGAACGAATACGACGAGGTGAAAATTAAACTAGCCAAGGTTGAAGAGAGGTATAAAGAAATgaatcgaaaaaatgaaaaactaaGCGAAGAATACAGCAACATGATGAAAGAAAAACTAAAACTAGAAACAGAAATTAATCAACAAATGGAtgagataaaaagaaaaaacatgaaGCTGAAAGAAACAAACGAACAACTCAAAGTGGAGAGAGAACAACTACTGAACAAGTACCTtcagagtgaaaaaaataattttaaaaccattaaagaaaataaagcacAAGTACAGGCCCTTCGAGAAATGATACTTAAAGAAGAAacgatgagaaaaaaatcgatggaaaatttgaataaagcaaaagaaattttGAGCAAGTCCTTGGCTACATCAGAGGGTAGCATTAAAAAGTTATTAGAGGtggaaaaagagagagatGGATTGAAAGAGCAAAATGATcagttaaaaaagaaaatgcaacAGTACAGAACCAAAGTGGAAAACATGAAAGAAGCACTGATACAGTTCGAACggatgtacaaaaaaattgtagaaaaaaataatctcaTGTTTTCTGTTACTCATGAATTTttgaatgcaaaaaattgcaacgtAATGATTCTAAGATCCACTAATGATATCAGACATGTATGCGAGAAGCATAAAATTGATTCCACTCTATTTGAGAACATAAACTGCTTCTCTGCTCTGTACACATATGAAGTAATTTTTAACACCCCTCTGCCTGACTCGGACGACTCGTTAGATGAGcaagatgggaaaaaaagagatcatgataagtatataaaaattaaaaaaaaaaagtttaaaagtTTGAATTATTTACTTAACGAAGCTCAAGTAAAAATCATTGCTCTTTCGAGGTctaacgaaaaaatggagaagtgTTATGTGAACGTGAGGAACAACCGGATGAAGGATGACATGAGTCGATTTGTGAATAAAAACTATCACATCGATCCGCTTACTCTTCAAGGAGAAAAGACACACATGGAAAATCTCCTTCATGAGAAGTTAGAATATATTAGAGAggtggaaaacaaaatgaaggagaaagaCATCGTCTTGCAGAAGCTTAAGGATGCCAACTGTAGGATAAAGTTGGAGAAAGAAACCCTGCTGAAGGTCATATCTTCCATTTCGAACCTCTCCTCCTTTGTACACGTCGATCGTAATAATAAGAATTGCTCCATAGAGAGCCTCGTCGAGGCTGCCGTTAACGACTGCGTAGGTCGGCACGTTAAGGGTGGTTGCCTTGTAGATGACTGTAGTGGGAAGACTCCCTCCAATGTGAGCAACAACTCTCTGCTGCAGGGTGGAGCTCCTGGCGCTACGGTTAACGGGGCGATGAGCCTGGTTGGCTTTTGCGCAGATGAAGAGGCATGCAAAGCAGGCCGCGCACGTGCGCTGgcggagaaggaggaggccTTCCGTCAAATTTTGGACAATCTCGAGAAAGCCATAGTCAGTATCGAGAACAAGCAAATGAGTTACTTTCGCCGCAGCGATTTGCTCAGTTACTTTGACGACTACGTCATCACATTGGAGATCTTTGGTCGGATCGCCGAATATAATGAAGAGTTCCGCGTGGAACACCTCCTGGAGGATAATCCAGTTGTTCAGCACCCCTCCTCCCAGGGTATCCACACGGACCCCGTCAGCCTCTCCACGGAGCTtcacaaatggaagaagaaacactCAGAAGAAGAACTTCTACACCATTTAGAAGAAGCTAAAGTGATTCAAAAATACAGGCAGTTCTATCACCATCATTTTATTCACATAAACACCATTTTCAATACCATCGTGAGTTATAATCTCTTTGACATGGAGGCAAAGTACAAAGTCGTATATGAGAGATATTTTAATCtgtttaatttaaatttcaGTAATGTCGAAATTTCCTTCGATTTGCTTCTTAACCGATTTGAAAGGATAATAAGGTTAGCGAAGAGATACGAAAACACCGTTttggagagtaaaaaaaggatcacaGAGATGAATGTTAATGAAGCGAATTTGTTCGaacgggggaagaagcttGAATATGATTTGGAGATTTTATCgaaagagaaggagaaacTTCAAAGGTTGGTAAGTCTTAATgaagaggaaataaaacgGGTGGTTAACAATCACGctgttttgcaaaatgagtGTAAAGAGCACAAGTGCAAAAATGATCTCTTAATCGATAAATACGAacaggtgaagaaggagaagctaCTCGTAGAGGAGGAACTCTCCAGCAGGCAAATTCGAAATGCTAAACTGAGTGAACAGAATGAAGAAATGATTAAGCTATatgagaaggagaaggcaTATCTCCACTCGCTAATACaagaggagaaagaaaacaaCCAATTTTTGAGAGAAAAACTAAACTCTTTCTTCTCCctaaatgaacaaataaaatccGATTATGATATTAGATTGAATAATATGAATGACCTTTGGGTCGAGGAGAAGGAGCACAATAAGAAGAACCTATCCGATATTGGCAATTTGAAGATGGAGAATGTGAATTTACTTCAACGGGTTAAAGATTTGGAGAGTAAAAGCTCCTTGATGAAGAAGGAGCTGAACGAGCGCATCAAGCAG GGTGTAAACGTAACAATGGGGGGGCCACATCTCCCAATGGACCTCGGAGGAAGTACGTATCACCAATCTATCATAGACGAATTAGAATacaaagcagaaaaagaagtaaaaattaaaaagttacaGGAAAATAAAGCAGATCTCGAAAGAGAAATAATGCAACTGAAAGGAGAGAAGGAAATCCTAATGGGAGTTATCGAAACATGGAGAAATTTCAGCGCATGCAGTAAGGACGAAATTAAAAGATTGAAGAGGTTGTGTAGTGAACAAGTGGAGAAACATAAGGAGTTCCTTCTCTTAAACCAATCGAATGTAGAtaaattaaggaaaataaaagatcaTTTAGGGATAGAAAAATCAAAGCATGCCAAAGAATTGGATGAAACGAAGGACAAGCTGAATGACCAAATCGATAAGCTACAAAACCAAGTAGCAGAGAAGGAACTCCAGGTGAAGAAACTCAAATGGGATTACGAGCAGTTggaaatcaaaataaaagctttagaaagtgagaaaaataatcatctAGGtatgaagcagaaggaggaagaataCATAGCTCTcctcaaaaatgataaaaccAATTTGCAGAAGGAACTGAATGGACTTCTCCAGAAGTATCACTCCCAagtggaacaaaataaaaaaatagtcaaCGAAAGGGAGGTCATAATTAATTGTCACAAGGAAGAAATAAGTAATTTGAAGgaccttttggaaaatttaaaaaaagaaaactcaCAATTAAATGATATGTTTAGAACGAGAGCCAACCTAAACGACAATCAAATACTCAAGACGAGGTTAGAACAACTATTGGACGTTAACAAAGATCTGCAGGAAGAACTGCACCATAACTGTGCCCTACGGGATAAAGTAAATTTTGAGAACTGTGAACTGAAGCAGAAGTTACAGGTTGAGAAGGGGAAACTACTCCAGCAGCAGAAGTACATCGCGGAGTTACAGACCAACCTGACAGATAAAAACAGCGTAGGAAATATGAACGATGAGTTTGTTGTTAGTCTTAAAGCAAATTTGCATAAGTCTAGAGTAGAGCTGCATAACCTAGCAAAGGAAATCGAGAAGGTCCAGCTGAATGAGGAGAAGTACGTGGTGAAAATAAAGCTGTTGGAGAACCAGCTGTCCAGGAGAGAATgcgagaagaagaagatggaACAACAGTTGGAGCAGCAGAGTAGTGAACACGCTATCCATTTTAACAGAATTAGAACCGATTTGGACGTCGTGAATGAGCAGAACCGAGTTCTTCGACTCGCTAAAGAGGAACACGAAAGGAAGATTGAACAGCTGGAGAAGGAAAACCAATTTTTTCAGTCCACCAAGAACAACGACACGGTGATTGtagagaaggagaagctgcAGAGCCAAGTGACGCAGCACCTCGCCATGATTAACGCCAAGGAGAAGCAGATCATTGGCTTGAACTTCCAAATTAGGAAGCTCACCAATGAGAACGCCGAGATGAGGGCGCGCGCAGGATTAGCGGCAGGATTAGGGGCAGAAGGGGGAATCGCGGAAGAAGGGGCATCCGTGACAGCCGCGAACGCCACCAAcgccgccaacaccgccaacgccgccaacaccgccaacgccgccaacaCTGCCAACACCGACGTGTCGCTCGAAATACACAAGTACATCAGCGAAAACATAGACCTCACGGCGGAGCTAGAGAACAGAAACGAAGTGATCGAGCAGTGCAGGGAGGAGGCGAAGCAGAAGGACAAggaaattaacaaattgcACGACGAGATCGCCGCTCTTTCTCGAAGTATGACCAAGCTGAAGGAGTCCCTCCTCGTTATGGAGCAATACAAGGATAACATAAATAGGCACATAAAGGAGAAGGACGAGATCATCGATGgattgaagaaaaagtgcAGCAGCAAACTGGATGATGTATTCCATGGGTACACCGGCAGCAGTACGAACAGTGGCTTCTCTGCCTCTGCTTTGGAAAATGCGATGAACGCATCATCGGAAGAGATCCTAAGCACGCTCAAAAATATGTCTGCAAATGAAGGAGGAGTTCCTGGAGCATCCCCGAATAATGGAGAATCCCCGAATAATGGAGCATCCCCTTCGAACGGAAACGAACACATCGTCATTATTAAGTGCAACATACTGAAGCTGTTTAAACTGGGATCATGCTACCTCTACATAATTAATCGTAACATGAAAgaaattcaaattttaaaaaatcaagtTAGTTCACTTAAGCAGAACATACAGACGCAGAATGAATTTATCCATAATCttaaggcaaaaaataaaaacaacgAAGTGATTCAAGTAAATAATTTGGACCAAATCGCACAGCTGAAGGATAATATACAGACGAGTGAAATCTCCATACAGAGCTTGAGGACTGATCTCAAGAACACCGAAGAGATGAATAAAATGCATGCACTCAATCtaggaaaatacaaaagcTTTATTGTTCATCTCATCCAACAGAACGTAATTATATGTGATATATTTAAAGTGGTGAATTCAAGGAAGAGAGTTGAAGCTTCCATACTGGATCAACTCAGGAGCTTGAAGAAGGCCTTCCATTTGTATATGCAGGACTCAATTATGAACGAGCTAAAGGGGAGTGTAGGATATGGAGGCTCCACCATGGCTGCTATGCAGGAGGGCAGATGGCCCAACGTAAACTACGATATCGTTGAGGATGTTTTTCAGAATGTTCAGAGATTtgctaataattttaattccaTGATAGAAAATGGGCAGGCTGATTTTATGAATTTCCGCGCGGAGGGAGATCTGGCCAGCAGTGACCCGGTTAGCGGTGACCCCGTCAGCGGTGCATCCAATGTTGATGCCAGGGAACCCTTGCGAGAAGGCCAAGCTGGAAAAGAACATGTACTCCCCTCCACTAGTGAAAGAATCGGAATTACAGATTCGGGACAGAATCAGAACCTTGTGGAGGATCCAAGTGAGGAGCAAAACCCCAACGGGGAGGCTTCCCAAAGAGGAGAGGCTTCCCAAGGAGGAGAGGCCCCAAACCAGGGAAACATTGATGGAACGGCGGTTCATGACGATGAAGCAGATGGAAAAGCAAGCGTTAGGGGATACCTCTCGGGGGAGGGATCACAAGAAAAAGTGGAGATCCCCCAGGGGGGTTCCATCATCCCGTCAGATGAACAGGACGGAAGTCAAAGAACGAACAACGAAACGTTGAAGCGATATGAGGAGAATGTCTTGGAGGACGAGCATCAGGCGGAGAGGCAGTCGTCGCGCACGTCGGGAAACGTCAGCGGAAGAGGCAGCTCCGACGGAAGAGACAGCTCCAAGGGAAGAGGCAGCTCCAACGGAAGGGGCAGCACCGGTGGAAATGTCACCGGTTTCATTCGAGGCATTTTCCGAGGCATCATTCGCGAAAAGGACGAGGAAAATAAGACTGCACAGGAACCGAGTGAGGCGGCTAGTCTTCGAGTTGAGGACGACGGTGGATCGTCCCACCGCAGCGCAAACGGATTAGTTGCAAGCATTGAGGAAGACGCTGGTGTTGTTACTTCTGGCTTGGAAAAGGGAGTAGACAGTTCGGCGTCGTGCGGGGAAGCGAATGGTAATGAGCAGGGTGACACCGTTCAGTCAGTTCAGTCAGTTCAGTCAGTTCAGTCAGCTCAGTCAGCTCAGTCAGCTCAGTCAGCTCAGTCAGCTCAGTCGGCTCAGTCGGCTCAGTCAGTTCAGTCGGCTCAATCTCCTGAAGGGGATAAAGAAAACGTGGAAGATGGAGGGGAAACCGGCGCGGAGCTGTGCGTTGGCGAAATGGATGCCTCGCATATTGTAGTCGGTGtggaaggagaggaggacAGATCGCATAACGCGGAACACGAGGAGGGGGCAGCCGATGGTGAGGAGGAAATTGCAGGGGGGTCGACTCCAACGGGGGAGTTATGCAACATGGGAGGAGAAATAAACCCTGATGGGGGCGAGAGCCCCAGGGAGGGTGATGAACTGCATAAGGACGAAGCGCTGCCTGACCAGCTAATGCCTGACCAGCTAATGCCTGACCAACTGCTGCCCGACCAGCTGCTTCCTAACCAACCGCTGCCCGACCAGCGGCTGAGCGAGCAAGGTGAGCATCCGGCATGGGTTCCCCTGACATCCCGCGTGATGAACGACCTCAACGGACCCAGCGGTCGCATGGTGAGTCCGTTTAGATCGCATGTGTCCGAAGACAATTATGAcatgggggagggaaaaggaatgaaaaaaagaaaatacaacTCCGACTCAGAAATGGTGAACCCGAACTGGCCTACATTTACGAGGCATTTGAAGAAGCTCAAAAAAACTGCGGAGGGTGTGCACAGTCAGCAGGGGGAGCAGCAACCTGAGCAGTCGTATCAGTCGCAGCAGCTGCAGCAGCAACCGGAGCAACCGCAAGAACCGCAAGAACCGCAAGAGCCGCAAGAGCCGCAGCGGAGTGACGGGGAAGGGGAACACATCGGCCATAGAAGCGGAGAGTCCTTTCACGAGGAGGGGAGCTACATGGGCGATGGTGGTAGTTACCCCCACGATGATGAAGGAAGCAGGCAGGATGACCTGAACGCTGAATTGCACACACACgggaggaaagaaaacatatttttcgaGTCCATCCAAGGAGTGGGTCACCTAAGGGAGGAGGTACACCACTCAAGAAAACCCTACGATCATGCCGACCAAAACGTCCTCCAAGGCAATCAGTACcataaaggagaagaaggagaagaagaagaggaaggagaagaagcagaggaagaggaagaagcagaggaaggagaagaagcagaggaaggagaagcggaagaagaggtagaagaaggagaagaagcagagggagagggagaagaaaatcaCGAAATGGAGAGCAACAGAAGCTGTTATGTAATCTCGTCAGATGATGACTGTGAGAGGAATGACGACAATGGAAGGGGGGCACTCGCGGGGGGACAGCAGCGGGGCtctgaagaggaggaaggcGACgacgaaggagaagaagaggaagaggaagacgaaggagaagaagaaggcgaGGAAGGCGACGACGAAGAAGGagacgatgatgaggatgaggATGATGGAATGGGTGAATACGAAAATGAGGAGTACGAAAATGAGCAGTACGAGCAGGAGGACTACGAGAATGAGCAGTACGAACaggatgaagaggaggacgaGGACGACGACGAGGACGATGGCGAAGACGATGGCGAGGACGATGGCGAGGACGCGAATGAGCAATTCGAGCAGTATGAAGAGTACGATGCGGCcgcagaggaggaggaggactaTGGCCAGTACAATGGGGGTAACTCCAAGGACGAGGTGGGCGAAACAGATGAGATGGGCGAAGCGGACGAGATGGGCGAAGCGGACGAgatgggggaggaggaggagtatGACCAGTACGATGAGTACAACGAGAGAGATccggagggggaagaaggggaggaagaaggggaagaagaagatggcGAGCAGGACGGACAAGGTCCAGGAAGAGGGCTGTCCGAAAATGACCCCCTGGATAGCTACAACGAAAATACTGACAGTCCAGTGAGCACCCCCTATCGTCACCA